GAACGACTACCTGGCCGAGCGTGACTCCGAGATGATGGGCCGGGTCCACAAGTTCCTGGGCCTGACCGTCGGTTGCATCCTCGCCGACATGACGCCGGCGCAGCGCCGTGAGCAGTACGCCTGCGACATCACCTACGGCACGAACAACGAGTTCGGCTTCGACTACCTCCGCGACAACATGGCCTGGGCGCAGGACGAACTCGTCCAGCGGGGCCACAACTTCGCGATCGTCGACGAGGTCGACTCGATCCTCGTCGACGAGGCCCGTACGCCGCTGATCATCTCCGGCCCGGCGGACTCGGCCACCAAGTGGTACGGCGACTTCGCCAAGTTGGTGCAGCGCCTGAAGCGGGGCGAGGCGGCCAACCCGCAGCGCGGCATCGAGGAGACCGGCGACTACGACGTCGACGAGAAGAAGCGCACGGTCGGCATCCACGAGTCCGGTGTCAGCAAGGTCGAGGACTGGCTGGGCATCGACAACCTGTACGAGTCGGTGAACACCCCGCTCGTCGGTTACCTCAACAACGCGATCAAGGCCAAGGAGCTCTTCAAGAACGACAAGGACTACGTCGTCATCGACGGCGAAGTCATGATCGTCGACGAGCACACCGGCCGTATCCTCGCCGGCCGCCGCTACAACGAGGGCATGCACCAGGCCATCGAGGCGAAGGAGGGGGTGGAGATCAAGGACGAGAACCAGACGCTCGCCACGATCACCCTCCAGAACTTCTTCCGCCTCTACGACAAGCTCTCCGGCATGACCGGTACGGCCATGACCGAGGCCGCCGAGTTCCACCAGATCTACAAGCTCGGCGTGGTGCCGATCCCGACGAACCGCCCGATGGTCCGCAAGGACCAGGCGGACCTGATCTACCGCACCGAGCCCGCGAAGTTCGACGCGGTCGTCGAGGACATCGTCGAGAAGCACGGCAAGGGCCAGCCGATCCTGGTCGGCACGACGTCCGTGGAGAAGTCCGAGTACCTCTCCCAGCAGCTCAACAAGCGCGGCGTGCCGCACGAGGTCCTCAACGCCAAGCAGCACGACCGGGAGGCGTCGATCGTCGCCCAGGCGGGCCGCAAGGGCGCCGTCACGGTCGCCACGAACATGGCCGGCCGCGGTACGGACATCAAGCTCGGCGGCAACCCCGACGACCTGGCCGAGGCCGAGCTGCGCCAGCTGGGCCTGGACCCCGTCGAGCACGTCGAGGAGTGGGCGGCCGCGCTGCCCGCCGCCCTGGAGCGCGCCGAGGCCGCGGTCAAGGCGGAGTTCGAGGAGGTCAAGGAGCTCGGCGGGCTGTACGTGCTCGGCACGGAGCGGCACGAGTCGCGCCGGATCGACAACCAGCTGCGCGGTCGTTCCGGCCGTCAGGGCGACCCGGGTGAGTCGCGGTTCTACCTTTCCCTGGGCGACGACCTGATGCGGCTGTTCAAGGCGCAGATGGTCGAGCGGGTCATGGCGATGGCCAATGTGCCCGACGACGTCCCGATCGAGAACAAGATGGTGACCCGGGCGATCGCCTCCGCGCAGTCGCAGGTCGAGCAGCAGAACTTCGAGACGCGCAAGAACGTCCTGAAGTACGACGAGGTGCTCAACCGCCAGCGTGAGGTCATCTACGCCGAGCGCCGGCGCGTCCTGGAGGGCGAGGATCTGCAGGACCAGATCAAGCACTTCATGGACGACACGATCGACGCGTACATCCAGGCGGAGACCGTCGAGGGCTTCGCCGAGGAGTGGGACCTGGACCGCCTGTGGGGCGCGTTCAAGCAGCTCTACCCGGTCAAGGTGACGATCGAGGAGCTGGAGGAGGAGGCCGGCGACCGCGCGGGCATCACCGCCGAGTTCATCGCCGACGCCGTCAAGGACGACATCCACGAGCAGTACGCCGCCCGTGAGGAGCAGCTCAGCTCGGACGTCATGCGGGAGCTGGAGCGCCGGGTCGTGCTGTCCGTCCTGGACCGCAAGTGGCGTGAGCACCTCTACGAGATGGACTACCTCCAGGAGGGCATCGGTCTGCGCGCGATGGCCCAGAAGGACCCGCTGGTCGAGTACCAGCGCGAGGGCTTCGACATGTTCACCGCCATGATGGAGGGCATCAAGGAGGAGTCCGTCGGCTACCTGTTCAACCTGGAGGTCCAGGTGGAGCAGCAGGTCGAGGAGGTTCCCGTCCAGGAGGTGGCCGAGGCCCCGTCGCTGGACAAGGAGCTGCAGCAGGCGCCGGCCGGGGCCGGTGTCGCGGTGGCCGGCGGCGGACGGCCGGAGATCCACGCCAAGGGCCTGGAGGCGCCGCAGCGGCCGGACCGGCTGCACTTCACCGCGCCCAAGGTGGACGGTGACGGCAGCGTCGTCGAGGGCGACTTCATCAGCGACGAGGAGGCCGGCGGCCCGGCCCGTTCCGAGGCGGACGGGCTGACGCGGGCGGAGCGGCGCAAGGCCCAGAAGAGCGCCGGCCGTCGCCGCAAGAAGTGAGCGTCGCCGCGAGAAGTGAGCGAGCAGGGGTGAGGGGGCGCCGGTAGGGATACCGGCGCCGCGTGACCCGGGGCGCCCCGGCCGGAAAGCGGCCGGGGCGCCTTTGCGTGCGCCGGTCACGGGGGCGGGGTGTCGCGGCGGCCGGTCAGGGCGTCGAGGGCCGGGCGGCCGGGGCCGGGCCGATGTCGAGGGCGGCGCAGCGCCAGCGGGAGTCGGCGCCCAGCTCCAGCCGGAAGGCGAGTGCCCGCAGCCGTTCGCCGGTGGCGATGCGGGCGAACGCCTCGATGACGCCGCGCCGGGGCCGGCACAGCCCGCACTCCCGCAGGGCCGGGACCGGGGCGCGGTGGCCCGGTGCGAGGAGGGGGCGCAGCGGCGCCTGCGGGGCCAGCTCCGCCAGCCGGTCGTAGGCGGCGGGCAGCGCGTGCCCCAGCAGCGCGTGGACGGGCCGCTGGCCGCTGAGCGTGAGCACCAGCTGGTGCGCGAACCACAGGTGCGGCCGGCTCTCCCTGGCCCGGCGTTGCGCGCCGACGGTCGGGAGGGCGGGGCCGGTGGTCCGCGGGCCGCTGCCGGCGGGGCCCAAGGGGCGGCGGCCGGCGCCGGGGGACCGCCGGGGCCGGGGGAGGGCGGCAGGCGCCGTCGCGGGGCCCGTGGGGCCCGTACGGGGGCGGGGGAGGGCCGCGGTGCGGGACGGCGCGGGCCGGGTGGCCGGCGCCGGCCGAGGGGGCCGGGGCGCGGGGAGCGCCGCCCGGGTGGCGGGTGGCTGCGCCGGGGGCGCGGCGGGGGACCGGTTGCCGTCCCGGGGCGTGGTGTCGTCGGAGCCGGTCGTGGTGCGCGTGGCGCCGGCCGGTGCCGGGTTGTCGCCGGTCATGTGTGATCGCCCCCGTGGTGCCGGGCCCAGAATTACTGGGCGGTAGCTTTTGTGGTGGGGAACTTGGTACCGGCGGCGCCACGGCGGCGGCAAGGCGCGGACGGGCCGGCCGGCGGGGGCGGCGGAATTCACCCGTCCGTGGCGCGGGGCCGTGATGGAGCCGCGGGGACGGGGTGCGGAAGGGGGCGACGGGGGCCGGGGGGACGGCCCCGGGGCGGCACGATGGGGGACGCACGCCCGTATGCTGGCTGGACGATCGTCAGAGTTGAGCCAATCGAGCGGAAGCGGCTGCCATGCGCGTCTATGTCCCCCTGACCCTCTCCGGTCTCGCGGAGGCGCACAAGAACGGTGAGCTGGGCCCCGGCCCCCTGACCGCGTACGCGGTCACACCCGCGCTGCGCGAGTGGTACGTCTCGGACGACATCGAGGAGCTGGAGTACGCGGCGCTCAACCGCGCGGCCCAGGCGTCACTGCGGATGCTCGCCGGGAACCCGCAGGTCGCGCGGCGCCGGGTGGTGGTGGCCGTGGACGTGGCGGACGGCGCGGCGGTCGCCGACCCGGACGCCGGGCTCGACCAGTCGGCGCTCGGCGAGGTGCGGGTCGCCGGGCCGGTGCCGCTGTCGAAGGCCGCGGCGGTGCACGTCGACGCCGAGGACGCGGAGGCGGACGTCGCGGCGGCCGCGGCGGCGCTCGGCGCGGCGGACCTGGGCGACGACGACGCGCAGTTCACCGTGGACGGTGCCGAGGACCACGACCTCATGTGGTTCGGCGTGCAGGAGATTCCCGCACTGATCGGGTGAGGCGCCGTCCGGTGCACGGCCGGTGCCGCCGGTCAGGCTGCGTTGTCAGTGGCGGCGGGTACGTTCTGTGCATGGGGCAGGGCGCGTCGCGCGCACGGGGATCGAGCTGGGGAACCGCATGGAGAAGCACGCCACACACATCGTCTGGGACTGGAACGGCACCCTCTTCCACGACATCGACGCCGTCATCGGGGCGACCAACTCCGCCTTCGAGGAGATCGGGCTGGCGCCGATCACCCTGGAGACGTACCGGGAGCTGTACTGCGTGCCGATTCCGCGGTTCTACGAGCGGCTGATGGGACGGCTCCCGTCGGAGGCGGAGTGGCTGGTGATGGACGAGGCGTTCCACCGGCACTACAGCGAGCACCGGCTGCGCTGCGGCCTGGCCGAGGGCGTGGACCTGCTCCTGGAGGCGTGGCAGACGGCCGGCGGCAGCCAGTCGATCCTCAGCATGTTCGGCCACGACGAGCTGATACCGCTCGTCCGCGGCTTCGGGATCGAGTCGCGGTTCGTCCTGGTGGAGGGGCGTACCGGGCCGTCCGGGGGTACGAAGAGCGCGCAGATGGTGCGGCACCTGGCGGCGCTGGAGCGGGTCGACCCCGGCCGTACGGTCGTGATCGGCGACGCGGCGGACGACGCGGTCGCCGCGCGGGACGTCGGCGCCCGTGCGGTGCTCTACACGGGCGGGTCGCACAGCCGCGCCAGCCTGGAGGCCGCCGCGCTGCCGGGCGTGCCGGTGGTGGACACCCTCGCGGAGGCGGTCGAGCTGGCGGGCGCCCTCATGGCGTAGCGGAGGCTCGTGCGGGCCCGGCGGCGCACCGCCGGGCGGCCGGCGCTGCGACCTGCTGTTCGGCTGTGCGCTCCGGCGGGTGACCGTTCCCGGGGCACGCATACGCCACCCCGGTGCGACGTTGTCCAGAAGGTCTAAGTTCGCGTCGAGGTTTTGTACGCACACGGCCCATGACGGCACCCGTGAGGGGAGCGATAGCCTTGCACCGTGATCAGCGCGATAACCCGCGGGGGCATCGAAGCCCCTGCCGTGCGCCCGGGGCACCACCGTGACCGGGCGGTCGCTGGTCGTTGCGGCCAACACTCCATGTCGACCTTGTCAAAGTTTGTCGATAACGAAGCGGCCTTCTCCCCACGCGGCATAGCGTCGACAGCGACAGGACACCCCGCGTCGCGACGGCGTTGTGCGGCTTCCACACAGTTCTTCCACAACGTCACGCAACGGCGCGCGACAGGAGCCAGAGGACATGCAGACCAAGCTGGACGAAGCCAAGACCGAGCTGCTCGCCAGGGCCGCCCGGGTCGTTGAAAGCAGCCAGGCCGGAGGCAAGCACCCGGTACGCGGCCTCGACCCGGACACCCTCACGGGATACCTCCAGCGCTACTACCTGCACACCGCCCCCGAGGACCTGATCGACCGCGACCCGGTCGACGTCTTCGGCGCCGCGCTCTCGCACTACCGGCTCGCGGAGACGCGTCCGCAGGGCACCGCGAACGTCCGGGTGCACACGCCGACCGTCGAGGAGAACGGCTGGACCAGCAGCCACTCCGTCGTCGAGGTCGTCACCGACGACATGCCCTTCCTGGTCGACTCGGTCACCAACGAGCTCTCCCGCCAGGGCCGCGGCATCCACCTGGTCATCCACCCGCAGGTGACCGTCCGCCGTGACGTCACCGGCAAGCTCATCGAGGTCCTCGACTGCAACGGGGACGCCCGCGGCAACGGCGCCCGGAAGAAGGCCGCCGAGCTGCCGCACGACGCGGTGACCGAGTCCTGGATCCACGTCGAGACCGATCGCGAGACCGACCGCGAGGACCTCCACCAGATCACCGCCGATCTGCTGCGGGTGCTGTCCGACGTGCGCGAGGCCGTCGAGGACTGGGACAAGATGCGCGGTGCCGCCCTGCGCATCGGCGACGAGCTGCCCTCCGAGCCGCTCGCCGACGACCTGCGCGAGATGGAGGTCGAGGAGGCCCAGGAGCTGCTGCGGTGGCTGTCCGACGACCACTTCACCTTCCTCGGCTACCGCGAGTACGAGCTGGCCTCCGCGCCCGGTGAGGGCGGCACCCAGGAGGACGTGCTGACCGCCGTGCCGGGCACCGGACTGGGCATCCTGCGGTCCGACCCGCCGCACCGCGAGAGCGACTCCGGCCACCCCGTCTCGCCGTCCTTCAACCGGCTGCCCGCCGACGCCCGCGCCAAGGCCCGCGAGCACAAGCTGCTCATCCTGACCAAGGCCAACAGCCGCGCCACCGTCCACCGCCCCTCGTACCTCGACTACGTCGGCGTCAAGAAGTTCGACGAGCAGGGCAACGTCATCGGGGAGCGGCGCTTCCTGGGCCTGTTCTCGTCCGCCGCGTACACCGAGTCGGTGCGCCGGGTGCCGGTCATCCGCCGCAAGGTCGCCGAGGTCCTGGAGGGCGCGGGCTTCAGCCCCGACAGCCACGACGGCCGCGACCTGCTGCAGATCCTGGAGACCTACCCCCGCGACGAGCTCTTCCAGACGCCCGTCGACGAGCTGCGGTCCATCGCCACCAGCGTGCTGTACCTCCAGGAGCGCCGCCGGCTGCGCCTGTTCCTCCGCCAGGACGAATACGGCCGCTACTACTCCGCGCTGGTCTACCTCCCGCGCGACCGCTACACCACCGCCGTCCGGCTGCGCCTGATCGACATCCTCAAGGAGGAGCTCGGCGGCACCAGCGTCGACTTCACCGCCTGGAACACAGAGTCGGTCCTCTCCCGGCTGCACTTCGTCATCCGCGTGGAGCCCGGCGCGACCCTGCCCGACCTCACCGACGCGGACGCCGACCGCATCGAGAGCCGGCTGGTCGAGGCCGCCCGCTCCTGGGCCGACGGCTTCTCCGAGGCGCTGATCGCCGAGGTCGGCGAGGAGCGCGCGGCCGAGCTGCTGCGCCGCTACGGCCACGCCTTCCCGGAGGGCTACAAGGCCGACAACAGCCCGCGCAGCGCGGTCGCCGACCTCCAGCACCTGGAGAAGCTCACCGAGGAGCCCGGCAAGGACTTCTCGGTCAGCCTCTACGAGCCGGTCGGCGCGGCCCCCGGGGAGCGCCGCTTCAAGATCTACCGCAGGGGCGAGCCGGTCTCGCTGTCGCGGGTACTGCCCGGCCTGAACAAGCTGGGCGTCGAGGTCATCGACGAGCGGCCGCACGAGCTGCGCTGCGCCGACTCCTCCCTCGCCTGGGTCTACGACTTCGGCCTGCGGATGCCGGAGCAGGTCAAGGGCGACGACGCCCGCGAACGGTTCCAGGAAGCCTTCACGGCCGTGTGGACCGGCGCCGCCGAGAGCGACAACTTCAACACGCTGGTGCTGCGGGCCGGCCTCAACTGGCGCCAGGCGATGGTGCTGCGGGCCTACGCCAAGTACCTGCGGCAGGCCGGGTCGACGTTCAGCCAGACGTACATGGAGGACACCCTCTCCAACAACGTCCACACCACCCGGCTGCTGGTCTCGCTGTTCGAGGCCCGGATGTCCCCCGAGCGCCAGAGCGCGGGCACCGAGCTGACGGACGGGCTGCTGGAGGAGCTGGACGGCGCCCTGGACCAGGTCGCGTCCCTCGACGAGGACCGGATCCTGCGGGCCTTCCTCACCGTCATCAAGGCGACCCTGCGCACCAACCACTACCAGCGGGCCGCCAACGGCGAGCCGCACAGCTACCTCTCCCTCAAGCTGGACCCGCAGGCCATCCCCGACCTGCCGGCGCCCCGCCCGGCGTACGAGATCTGGGTGTACTCGCCCCGCGTCGAGGGCGTCCACCTGCGCTTCGGCAAGGTCGCGCGCGGTGGTCTGCGCTGGTCGGACCGCCGGGAGGACTTCCGTACGGAGATCCTCGGCCTGGTCAAGGCGCAGATGGTCAAGAACACCGTCATCGTGCCGGTCGGCGCCAAGGGCGGCTTCGTCGGCAAGCAGCTGCCGGACCCGTCGCTGGACCGCGACGCCTGGCTCGCCGAGGGCATCGCCTCGTACAAGACCTTCATCTCGGGTCTGCTGGACATCACCGACAACCTCGTCGGTGGCGAGGTCGTCCCCCCGAAGAACGTCGTCCGCCACGACGAGGACGACACCTACCTGGTCGTCGCCGCCGACAAGGGCACCGCGACGTTCTCGGACATCGCCAACGAGGTCGCCGAGTCGTACGGCTTCTGGCTCGGTGACGCCTTCGCCTCCGGCGGCAGCGCCGGATACGACCACAAGGGCATGGGCATCACCGCCCGCGGCGCCTGGGAGTCCGTCAAGCGGCACTTCCGCGAGCTCGGGCACGACACCCAGACCGAGGACTTCACGGTCGTCGGCGTCGGCGACATGTCCGGCGACGTCTTCGGCAACGGCATGCTGCTCAGCGAGCACATCCGCCTGGTCGCCGCCTTCGACCACCGGCACATCTTCATCGACCCCAACCCGGACGCGGCCACCTCCTACGCCGAGCGCCGCCGGCTGTTCGAGCTGCCCCGGTCGTCCTGGGCGGACTACAACACCGAGCTGCTCTCGCAGGGCGGCGGCATCCACCCGCGCTCGGCCAAGTCCATCCCGATCAACGCGCAGGTGCGGGCCGCCCTCGGCATCGAGGCCGGGGTGAAGAAGATGACCCCCGCCGACCTGATGCGGGTCATCCTCAGGGCCCCCGTCGACCTGCTGTGGAACGGCGGCATCGGCACGTACGTGAAGTCCTCGGCGGAGTCGCACGCCGACGTGGGCGACAAAGCCAACGACGCCATCCGGGTCAACGGCGAGGACCTGCGGGTCAAGGTCGTCGGCGAGGGCGGCAACCTCGGCCTGACCCAGCTGGGCCGGATCGAGTTCGCCACGGCCGGCGGGAAGATCAACACCGACGCGATCGACAACAGCGCCGGTGTGGACACCTCCGACCACGAGGTCAACATCAAGATCCTGCTCAACTCCGTCGTGGCCAACGGCGACATGACCGTCAAGCAGCGCAACAAGCTGCTGGCCGAGATGACCGACGAGGTCGGCGCGCTGGTGCTGCGCAACAACTACGCGCAGAACACCGCACTGGCCCTGGCACAGGCCCAGTCCTCCAGCATGCTCCACGCCCAGCAGCGCTTCATGCGCCGCCTGGTGCGCGACGGCGACCTCGACCGGGCGCTGGAGTTCCTGCCCACCGACCGGCAGATCCGTGAACGGCTGAACGCCGGCCGCGGCCTGACCCAGCCCGAGACCGCGGTGCTCCTGGCGTACACCAAGATCACCGTCTCCGAGTCGCTGATCCAGACCCAGCTGCCGGACGACCGCTACCTCGAACGGCTGCTGCACGCCTACTTCCCGTCGGCGCTGCACGACCGTTTCGCCGAGCAGGTCGACGGGCACGCGCTGCGCCGCGAGATCATCACGACGGTGCTGGTCAACGACACCGTCAACACCGGTGGGACGAGCTTCCTGCACCGGATGCGGGAGGAGACCGGAGCCTCCCTCGAAGAGGTCGTCAGGGCGCACACCGCGGCCCGCGCGATCTTCGGTCTCAACCAGGTCTGGGACGACGTCGAGGCGCTCGACAACATCGTCGCCGCCGACGTCCAGACCCGCATCCGGCTGCACTCGCGCCGGCTCGTCGAGCGCGGCACGCGCTGGCTGCTCAACAACCGCCCGCAGCCGCTGGAGCTGTCGGAGACCATCGAGTTCTTCGCCGAGCGGGTCGGGCAGGTCTGGTCGCAGCTGCCGAAGCTGCTGCAGGGCAGCGACCTGGAGTGGTTCCAGACGATCCTGGAGGAGCTCACCGGCGCGGGCGTGCCCGAGCCGCTGGCCGTCCAGGTGTCCGGCTTCTCCTCGGCCTTCCCGGCGCTGGACATCGTCGCCGTCGCGGACCGGATGGGCAAGGAGCCGCTGGAGGTCGCCGAGGTCTACTACGACCTGGGTGACCGGCTGCGGATCAACCAGCTCCTCGACCGCATCCTGGAGCTGCCGCGCAACGACCGCTGGCAGTCGATGGCCCGCGCCTCGATCCGCGAGGACCTCTTCGCGGCGCACGCGGCGCTGACCGCGGAGGTGCTGTCGGTGGGCAACGGCTCCTCGACGCCGGAGCAGCGGTTCAAGGCATGGGAAGAGGCCAACGCGGCGATCCTGAGCCGGGCCCGGGCGACGCTGGAGGAGATCCACGGTTCGGAGGGCTTCGACCTCGCGAACCTCTCCGTGGCCATGCGGACCATGCGGACGCTGCTGCGGTCGCACAGCTGACCCGCGCCACACGGCGGACGGCCCCGGAAGCGATGCTTCCGGGGCCGTCCCCGTTGGCGCGTGCCCCCGGCGCCGGGCTCTGCCGGGCTGCCGACGGGGGAGGGGCTACTTGCCCGTCTCCCTCTCGTATGCCTCGATGACCTCGTCGGTGGGGCCGTCCATCAGCAGTTCGCCGCGTTCCAGCCACAGCACGCGGTCGCAGGTGTCGCGGATGGACTTGTTGTTGTGGCTGACCAGGAAGACCGTGCCGGCTTCCTTGCGCAGCTCGCGGATGCGGGCCTCGGAGCGCTTCTGGAAGGCCCGGTCGCCGGTGGCCAGGGCCTCGTCGATCATCAGCACGTCGTGGTCCTTGGCCGCGGCGATGGAGAACCGCAGCCGGGCGGCCATGCCGGAGGAGTAGGTGCGCATCGGCAGCGAGATGAAGTCGCCCTTCTCGTTGATGCCGGAGAAGTCGACGATGCCGTCGTAGCGCTCGCGGATCTGCTCACGCGACATGCCCATGGCCAGACCGCCGAGGACGACGTTCTTCTCGCCGGTCAGGTCGTTCATCAGGGCCGCGTTGACGCCCAGCAGCGAGGGCTGGCCGTGGGTGTAGACCTTGCCGCGCTCGGCGGGCAGCAGCCCGGCCACCGCCTTGAGCAGCGTGGACTTGCCCGAGCCGTTGGAGCCGATCAGGCCGATGGACTCGCCGCGGTAGGCGGTGAAGGACACGCCCTTGACCGCGTGCACCTCGCGCACGCCGGTGGACGGCTTGCGGCGGATGATCCGGTTCAGCGCCGCGGTGGCACTGCCCCGGCCCGCACCGGTGCCGTAGACGCGGTAGACGATGTGCAGGTCGTCCGCGATCACCGTCGGGATCCGGGCGTCGGCGGTCTGCGCCGGCCGGATGTCGTCGTGTCGTTCCGTCAGAAGCTCAGCCACGTCCGTACCGCTCCTCGGCCTTCCAGAAGTACACGAAGCCGGCGATGCCGGCCAGCAGGGCCCATCCGCCGGCGAACGCCCATACGTGCGGCGGCAGTTGCTTGTGCGTGAAGCTGTCGATCAGCGCGAAGCGCATCAGGTCGATGTACACCGCGGCCGGGTTGCCGTTCAGCAGGACCACCACGATCTGCGGGAGGTGCTTGCCCTGGAGGATCACGTTGATGCTGAACATCACGCCGGACGCGTACATCCAGGTCCGCATGACGAAGGGCATCAGCTGTGCCAGGTCCGGGGTCCGCGCGCCGAGCCGCGCCATGACCATCGCCAGCCCGGTGTTGAACACGAACTGCAGCGTCAGCGCCGGCAGCACCAGCAGCCAGGACCACGTCGGCACCTGCCCGAAGCAGAGCAGGATGACCACCAGTACGCCCATGGAGTACAGCAGTTGCTGGAGCTGGGCCAGGCAGAACGAGATCGGCAGGCAGGCGCGCGGGAAGTGCAGTGCCCGCACCAGGCCCAGGTTGCCGGAGATCGCCCGGGTCCCGGTCATCACCGAGTTCTGCAGGAAGGTGAAGACGAAGACGCCGGTCACCAGGAACGGGATGTAGTCCGGGACGCCCTTCCTCGTGCCGATCAGCACGCCGAAGATCAAGTAGTAGACGCCGGCGTTGAGCAGCGGGGTGATCACCTGCCACAGCTGGCCGAGCTTGGCGGTGGTGTACATCGCGGTGAGCTTGGCGGTGGCGAAGGAGGTGATGAAGTGCCGGCGGTGCCACAGCTGGCGGGTGTACTCGCCGAGCGAGGGGCG
The sequence above is a segment of the Streptomyces lydicus genome. Coding sequences within it:
- a CDS encoding ABC transporter permease: MPQTLTPPAQAPARAPRPGTAPDPELRALAERHGLTVSGARPSLGEYTRQLWHRRHFITSFATAKLTAMYTTAKLGQLWQVITPLLNAGVYYLIFGVLIGTRKGVPDYIPFLVTGVFVFTFLQNSVMTGTRAISGNLGLVRALHFPRACLPISFCLAQLQQLLYSMGVLVVILLCFGQVPTWSWLLVLPALTLQFVFNTGLAMVMARLGARTPDLAQLMPFVMRTWMYASGVMFSINVILQGKHLPQIVVVLLNGNPAAVYIDLMRFALIDSFTHKQLPPHVWAFAGGWALLAGIAGFVYFWKAEERYGRG